ATGTCCCTGGAGACGAGAGCGAAGATCCAGATAGCGATGGCCGTACCCAGCGAGAAGCCGATGGAAACCGCCAGCGCCCAGCCGATGGTCCGTAAGTATTGTATGAGGGTATCGCCAAAGGATAGCACGTCAATCCTCCTTGTTTAATTCCACTGTAATTGCCGCATGAATTCGGAAGACTTGATTTCCCCCAGCCGTAGCTGCTCCACCAGAGCCACGTCAGCAGTGGTAAAAAGCAGCATGTTGTCGGCCTTGGGTATGGTAACGGTGATGTTGATGGTTTTGACCACTACACCCGTGCGGGCGATGGCCTGACTGGTAGCGATATACCCCACCAGCATTACCTCTTCAAAATTGTTGCGCCGACTCTGTAGCTCGAGGTTGAAGGTGGGATTGTCGCTCTCTAGCGCCTCCAATTTCATCTGATCCATATTCACAGGTACCCGGTAAGACTTGCAGACCTGCTGCACGATGGAGTAGAAACGTAAATCAGCCCGAACTGGTGTGGCCAAGGCCAAACACCACCCCAGAAGCAACAGGGCCGGAATTAATCTTTGGGATTCACCGAAGCGGAACACGTGTCATTCCTCCTGCTTAGACCGTTTGGGTGAATGCATTATTTGACTCACTGGCACTATCGATTTTAAGAGGTGCTACTTTCAATAGCAAGAGATACCATGAGCCCCTGCAATGCCAATCTCAAGCCGGAATAGGAAAAACTTGTCTGGCCCAAGATCCGGCGATGGCTTGCCAGACAGTTCTCGCAGGCATCTCATTACAGGATTAATTAACTTACACTGGTGCCTGAATAATAGATGCCATGGGCAATTCGAGTGAACAAGAGAGATGAGCTGCCGACAGGAAAAATCCATTATTGTTACCACCGCGTCCCCTGGGGTACACATGCCTGACCTGAAGCGGATACATAGGCAATTCTGCTGGACTTGTCTGGCGTTCGCGCTCTGGCTGCTCATCGCTTGTGGCGGCCGCTCCCACCTCGAACCTACTGTCCTGCTCATCTCACTGGATGGCTTTCGATGGGCCTACCTGGAGAAAGCCGACACCCCCAACCTGGACCACCTCGTAAAAACCGGCGTCAAGGCTAAGGCCCTCCTTCCAGTATTTCCGACTAAAACCTTCCCCAACCATTACTCCCTCGCTACGGGGCTCTACCCCGAGAACCACGGCATCATCGCCAACACCATGTACGACCCGGTATTCGATGACACCTTTGATCTGAGTTTACGTGATGCAGTTACCGACAGCCGCTGGTGGCAGGGCGAACCCTTGTGGGTCACAGCGGAAATCCAGGGTCAGATCAGCGCTACCTTATTCTGGCCCGGCACCGAAGCTAATATCAAGGGCGTGCAGCCAACCTACTGGTATCCCTATGACCATGACCTGCCCCACAGCGAGCGCGTCAATCAGATCCTGGCCTGGCTCGACTTGCCGCCCGACCGCCGCCCTACTTTCCTCACCCTCTACTTCCCGCATACCGATGATCAAGGCCACCGGCATGGACCGGATTCACCCGAGGTGGCCAAGACCATTGCGCAGTTGGACAGCACACTGGCGACCCTCTTCCAGGGACTGTTGGAACGGGGGATTATGGAGGAGGTTAATATCATCGTAGTGTCGGATCACGGCATGGCGGTAACCGATTCCACCCGGGTTATCTTCCTGGATAATTATATCGACCTGAAGCAAGCCGGGGTTATTGACTGGTCGCCTGTACTAGGGCTACGACCCCCAGAAGAAGTGCAGGAGAATATTTACCTGGCGTTGAAGAATGCCCACCCGCATCTACAGGTTTACAGGCGCGACGAAGTGCCAGCCAGATTACACTATTCCGCCCACCACAGGATTCCTCCAATCATCGGGATTGCCGACGAAGGCTGGAGCATTTCTACCCGCCAGTTCTACAAGCAAAACCCAGCCTACTTTATGGGCGGCGATCACGGTTATGATCCCCGATACCCCTCTAT
The nucleotide sequence above comes from Candidatus Neomarinimicrobiota bacterium. Encoded proteins:
- a CDS encoding ectonucleotide pyrophosphatase/phosphodiesterase encodes the protein MPDLKRIHRQFCWTCLAFALWLLIACGGRSHLEPTVLLISLDGFRWAYLEKADTPNLDHLVKTGVKAKALLPVFPTKTFPNHYSLATGLYPENHGIIANTMYDPVFDDTFDLSLRDAVTDSRWWQGEPLWVTAEIQGQISATLFWPGTEANIKGVQPTYWYPYDHDLPHSERVNQILAWLDLPPDRRPTFLTLYFPHTDDQGHRHGPDSPEVAKTIAQLDSTLATLFQGLLERGIMEEVNIIVVSDHGMAVTDSTRVIFLDNYIDLKQAGVIDWSPVLGLRPPEEVQENIYLALKNAHPHLQVYRRDEVPARLHYSAHHRIPPIIGIADEGWSISTRQFYKQNPAYFMGGDHGYDPRYPSMWGIFIARGPAFKNGLKVAPFQNIHIYDLIARVLSLEPAPNDGSLDSVKALLD